In one window of Onychomys torridus chromosome 7, mOncTor1.1, whole genome shotgun sequence DNA:
- the Tpbg gene encoding trophoblast glycoprotein, whose protein sequence is MPGAGSRGPAAGDGRLRLARLALVLLGWVSASAPSSSVPSSSTSPVAFLASGSVQPPPAERCPAACECSEAARTVKCVNRNLMEVPADLPTYVRNLFLTGNQMTVLPAGAFARRPPLADLAALNLSGNHLKEVCAGAFEHLPGLRQLDLSHNPLTNLSAFAFAGSNASVSAPSPLVELILNHIVPPEDQRQNGSFEGMVAFESMVAAALRSGLALQGLRRLELASNHFLYLPRDLLAQLPSLTHLDLRNNSLVSLTYASFRNLTRLESLHLEDNALKVLHNSTLAEWQGLGHVRVFLDNNPWVCDCYMADMVAWLKETEVVPDKAKLTCAFPEKMRNRGLLDLNTSDLDCYPPLPPSLQTSYVFLGIVLALIGAIFLLVLYLNRKGIKKWMHNIRDACRDHMEGYHYRYEINADPRLTNLSSNSDV, encoded by the coding sequence ATGCCTGGGGCGGGCTCCCGGGGCCCCGCCGCCGGGGACGGGCGGCTGCGGCTGGCACGGCTGGCACTGGTGCTGCTGGGTTGGGTCTCCGCGTCGGCGCCCAGCTCTTCGGTACCCTCGTCTTCCACCTCACCGGTGGCCTTCCTGGCCTCGGGGTCTGTGCAGCCTCCGCCAGCCGAGCGATGCCCCGCGGCGTGCGAGTGCTCCGAGGCGGCGCGCACGGTCAAGTGCGTTAACCGCAACCTGATGGAGGTGCCGGCGGACCTGCCAACCTACGTTCGCAACCTCTTCCTCACCGGCAACCAGATGACAGTGCTCCCGGCTGGCGCTTTCGCCCGGCGGCCTCCGCTCGCCGATCTGGCGGCGCTCAACCTCAGCGGCAACCACCTGAAGgaggtgtgtgcaggtgccttcGAGCATCTGCCCGGCCTGCGCCAGCTCGATCTCAGCCACAACCCTCTCACCAACCTCAGCGCCTTCGCCTTTGCAGGCAGCAACGCCAGCGTCTCGGCCCCCAGCCCCCTGGTGGAGCTGATCCTGAACCACATCGTGCCCCCCGAGGATCAGCGGCAGAACGGAAGCTTCGAGGGCATGGTGGCCTTCGAGAGCATGGTGGCAGCTGCCCTGCGCTCAGGTCTTGCGCTCCAAGGGCTGCGTCGCCTGGAGCTGGCCAGCAATCACTTCCTTTACCTGCCTCGGGACTTACTGGCCCAACTGCCGAGTCTCACGCACCTGGACCTTCGGAACAACTCTCTGGTGAGCCTGACCTATGCGTCCTTCCGCAACCTGACACGCCTCGAAAGCCTCCACTTGGAAGACAATGCCCTCAAGGTCCTTCACAATTCCACCTTGGCTGAGTGGCAAGGCCTGGGTCACGTCAGGGTGTTCCTGGACAACAATCCCTGGGTTTGCGACTGCTACATGGCTGACATGGTGGCCTGGCTTAAAGAGACAGAGGTGGTGCCCGACAAAGCCAAGCTCACCTGTGCATTCCCAGAAAAAATGAGGAATCGTGGCCTTTTGGACCTCAACACCTCCGACCTGGACTGTTAccctcctctccccccatccCTGCAGACATCCTATGTCTTCCTAGGTATTGTTTTAGCTCTGATAGGCGCGATTTTCCTCCTCGTTTTGTATTTGAACCGTAAAGGCATAAAAAAGTGGATGCACAACATCAGGGATGCCTGCAGGGATCACATGGAAGGGTATCACTACAGATACGAAATCAATGCGGACCCCAGGTTAACAAATCTCAGTTCCAACTCGGATGTCTGA